The Populus trichocarpa isolate Nisqually-1 chromosome 2, P.trichocarpa_v4.1, whole genome shotgun sequence genome has a window encoding:
- the LOC112323644 gene encoding probable L-gulonolactone oxidase 6 isoform X2 — protein MEIFQQILLSTSGLLLAVFMVACSPPENHIKCSSTNTNCTITNSYGTFPDRSLCQAANVAYPTTEEELISIVAGATEAERKVKVATRYSHSIPKLVCPDGQNGLLISTNYLNRTLEIDVQSMKMSVESGVTLRQLINEAAKAGLALPYSPYWWGLTIGGLLSTGAHGSTLWGKGSAIHDYVVALTIISPGGPEDGYAKVRSLDESNSTELNAAKVSLGVLGVISKVTLQLQPLFKRSISYVVKKDTDLGDQVASFGRQHEFADITWYPSQGKAVYRIDDRISSNTSGNGLYDYIAFRSTLSLGLAAIRATEDAQESLKDPDGKCASAKLITSTLVNLAYGLTNNGIVFTGYPIIGYHNRLQSSGTCLDSPEDALITACPWDSRIKGEYFFQATFSISLSVVKSFIQDVQNLVKLEPRALCGLEQYNGILMRYVKASSAYLGKEDDALDFDMTFYRNKDPTKPRLYEDIYEEIEQLAVFKYGGLPHWGKNRNLVFNGALKKYKNAGAFLRVKEMYDPLGLFSNEWADQVLGLKGEVNIIKEGCALEGLCICSQDIHCAPRDGYLCRAGKIYQDARVCALVSNSEQ, from the exons ATGGAAATATTCCAGCAAATCCTCCTATCAACCAGCGGCCTCCTATTGGCGGTCTTTATGGTGGCTTGCAGCCCCCCGGAGAACCATATCAAAtgttcatcaacaaacacaaacTGCACCATCACAAACTCTTATGGCACTTTCCCTGATCGCAGCTTATGTCAAGCAGCAAACGTGGCATACCCCACCACAGAAGAGGAGCTAATTTCAATAGTAGCCGGAGCGACGGAGGCCGAAAGAAAGGTGAAAGTAGCAACTCGTTATTCTCATAGCATCCCCAAACTAGTTTGCCCAGATGGCCAAAACGGATTGCTTATAAGCACCAATTACCTCAATCGCACACTGGAAATTGACGTTCAATCGATGAAAATGAGCGTAGAAAGTGGAGTCACTCTGAGACAGCTTATCAACGAGGCTGCCAAGGCTGGCCTTGCATTGCCTTACTCTCCATATTGGTGGGGCTTGACCATTGGTGGCCTATTGAGCACGGGTGCGCACGGCAGCACATTGTGGGGAAAAGGGAGTGCAATTCATGATTATGTGGTGGCACTAACAATTATTAGCCCTGGAGGACCGGAAGATGGTTATGCTAAGGTCCGGAGCCTCGACGAGAGTAATAGTACTGAACTTAATGCTGCCAAGGTCTCGCTTGGAGTTCTTGGAGTTATTTCGAAG GTTACTCTGCAACTGCAACCCCTCTTTAAAAGATCCATTTCCTATGTGGTGAAGAAAGATACTGACCTGGGAGATCAAGTGGCTAGCTTTGGTAGACAACATGAGTTCGCAGACATAACGTGGTATCCTAGTCAAGGCAAGGCAGTCTATCGAATTGATGATCGGATTTCTTCTAATACCTCTGGCAATGGCCTTTACGACTACATCGCCTTCCGCTCTACTCTTTCTCTCGGATTGGCCGCCATTAGAGCTACAG AGGACGCTCAAGAATCCTTGAAAGACCCTGATGGGAAGTGCGCCAGCGCAAAACTAATTACATCCACCCTCGTGAACTTGGCTTATGGACTAACTAACaatg GAATAGTTTTCACGGGTTATCCTATAATTGGGTACCACAATCGCCTACAGTCGTCAGGAACTTGTCTTGATAGCCCTGAAGATGCATTGATCACGGCATGTCCATGGGATTCAAGAATTAAGGGCGAGTATTTTTTCCAAGCCACATTCAGTATCAGCCTGTCAGTTGTGAAGAGCTTCATTCAAGATGTGCAAAACCTCGTCAAACTGGAGCCTAGAGCATTATGTGGCCTAGAACAATACAATGGTATCCTCATGCGCTACGTGAAGGCATCAAGTGCCTACCTGGGCAAGGAAGATGATGCTTTGGATTTTGATATGACATTCTACCGAAACAAAGACCCCACGAAACCTAGACTTTATGAAGACATATATGAAGAAATTGAGCAACTCGCAGTGTTTAAGTACGGAGGTTTGCCACATTGGGGAAAGAACAGAAACCTAGTGTTCAACGGTGCACtcaagaaatacaaaaatgctGGAGCATTTCTGAGGGTAAAGGAGATGTATGATCCACTGGGGCTCTTTTCCAACGAGTGGGCAGACCAAGTCCTTGGACTGAAAGGAGAGGTGAACATAATAAAAGAGGGATGTGCACTGGAAGGATTGTGTATATGCTCACAAGACATTCATTGCGCACCAAGAGATGGCTATCTCTGTAGAGCAGGGAAAATTTATCAAGATGCAAGGGTTTGTGCCCTTGTTAGCAATTCTGAGCAGTAA